The Solibacillus sp. FSL W7-1464 genome contains a region encoding:
- the guaB gene encoding IMP dehydrogenase — protein MWETKFAKEGLTFDDVLLVPGHSEVLPKDVNLSVNLTDNIKLNIPLISAGMDTVTESKMAIAMARQGGIGIIHKNMSIDEQAEEVEKVKRSENGVITNPFFLTPEHQVFDAEHLMGKYRISGVPIVNNMEDQKLVGIITNRDLRFISDYSLKIDDVMTKEDLIIAPVGTTLEDAEKILQQYKIEKLPIVDEAGKLTGLITIKDIEKVIEFPNAAKDSHGRLVVGAAVGVSKDTMMRIAKLVEAQVDIVVIDTAHGHSQGVLNTIKDIRAAYPDLDIIAGNVATAEGTRALFEAGADVVKVGIGPGSICTTRVVAGVGVPQITAVYDAASVARELGKTIIADGGIKYSGDIVKALAAGGHTVMLGSLLAGTSESPGETEIFQGRRFKVYRGMGSLGAMEKGSKDRYFQEDAKKLVPEGIEGRLPYKGPLADTIHQLVGGVRAGMGYCGAPDLEQLREKSQFIKMSGAGLRESHPHDVQITKESPNYSLQ, from the coding sequence ATGTGGGAAACAAAATTTGCTAAAGAAGGTTTAACATTTGATGATGTACTATTAGTGCCAGGACACTCTGAAGTGTTACCGAAAGATGTTAATTTATCTGTAAATCTAACTGACAACATTAAGTTAAACATTCCGTTGATCTCTGCAGGTATGGATACTGTAACCGAATCAAAGATGGCAATTGCCATGGCTCGTCAAGGTGGAATTGGTATTATTCATAAAAATATGAGTATCGATGAACAAGCAGAAGAAGTTGAGAAAGTAAAACGCTCTGAAAACGGCGTTATTACAAATCCTTTCTTCCTTACACCAGAACATCAAGTATTCGATGCAGAGCATTTAATGGGCAAATACCGCATTTCAGGTGTCCCTATTGTAAATAACATGGAAGATCAGAAGCTAGTTGGTATTATTACAAACCGTGATTTACGCTTCATTTCAGATTACTCATTAAAAATTGATGATGTAATGACAAAAGAAGATTTAATCATTGCTCCTGTAGGGACAACTTTAGAAGATGCTGAAAAAATTCTTCAGCAATACAAAATTGAAAAGTTACCGATTGTTGATGAAGCTGGAAAATTAACAGGCTTAATCACAATCAAAGATATTGAAAAAGTAATTGAATTCCCAAATGCAGCAAAAGATAGCCATGGCCGATTAGTTGTAGGAGCGGCGGTTGGTGTATCAAAAGATACAATGATGCGTATTGCCAAGCTAGTGGAAGCGCAAGTGGATATCGTTGTTATCGATACAGCACATGGTCATTCTCAAGGAGTTTTAAATACAATTAAAGACATTCGTGCAGCATACCCGGACTTGGATATTATTGCAGGAAATGTGGCAACAGCTGAAGGGACACGTGCACTGTTTGAAGCTGGTGCAGATGTTGTAAAAGTAGGAATCGGCCCTGGTTCAATTTGTACAACTCGTGTTGTTGCAGGAGTTGGTGTACCACAAATTACAGCTGTTTATGATGCAGCATCAGTTGCCCGTGAATTAGGAAAAACAATTATTGCAGACGGCGGTATTAAATATTCAGGAGATATCGTCAAAGCTTTAGCTGCAGGTGGACATACTGTAATGTTAGGTTCATTATTAGCAGGTACTTCTGAATCACCTGGTGAAACAGAAATCTTCCAAGGACGCCGCTTTAAAGTATATCGTGGAATGGGTTCACTTGGTGCCATGGAAAAAGGTTCTAAAGACCGTTACTTCCAAGAAGATGCGAAAAAGCTCGTACCAGAAGGAATTGAAGGACGTTTACCATACAAGGGTCCTTTAGCAGATACAATTCACCAATTAGTGGGTGGTGTACGTGCCGGAATGGGTTACTGCGGTGCACCGGATTTAGAGCAGTTACGTGAAAAATCGCAGTTCATTAAAATGTCAGGTGCAGGACTACGTGAATCACATCCACATGATGTACAAATCACAAAGGAATCACCAAACTACTCTTTACAATAA
- a CDS encoding D-alanyl-D-alanine carboxypeptidase family protein, producing the protein MKKVRKQTVLSIALIPILILSMLAMTPAKTNAATDLGLTVDAAILIDADSGKILYEQNAETALGIASMTKMMTEYLLLDAIKEGSISWEQEYNVTEYTYKVSQNRLLSNVPLRADGTYTIRELYEAMAIYSANAATIAIAETIAGTEKEFLKLMDKKAEELGLENYKFVNATGLNNADLQGMHPEGTGEKDENVMPARSVAKLAYNLLKDHPEMLETAKIPKKVFREGTSDAINMSNWNFMLPGLVYEYEGVDGLKTGTTDFAGHTFTGTAKRGDTRLIAVVMKAVDSNGVGSYKARFDATAKLFDYGFGQFSKVELLPGNYVFEEQKSIPVTKGKEDSVKIGVKEPVSVMIKTSEKDAYIPTLTLDKKEIEAGIEKDQVVGQAVLAPKEGVDFGYIDGNPIVADVVTTESVERAGKISLMFQGIGSFFGNLWNGVFGFASNLIK; encoded by the coding sequence GTGAAGAAGGTAAGAAAGCAAACGGTATTAAGCATTGCCTTAATCCCGATTTTAATACTTAGCATGCTGGCGATGACACCTGCTAAGACAAATGCAGCAACGGATTTAGGGTTAACGGTAGATGCAGCAATTTTAATTGATGCAGATTCAGGAAAAATTTTATATGAGCAAAACGCAGAAACAGCTTTAGGTATTGCAAGTATGACGAAAATGATGACAGAGTATCTATTACTTGATGCAATTAAAGAAGGCTCAATTTCATGGGAGCAGGAATATAATGTAACAGAGTATACATATAAAGTTTCCCAAAATCGTTTATTGAGTAATGTGCCGCTACGTGCTGACGGTACGTATACGATTAGAGAGTTGTATGAAGCTATGGCAATCTATTCAGCAAACGCTGCTACAATTGCGATTGCTGAAACAATTGCAGGTACAGAAAAAGAGTTCCTGAAATTGATGGATAAAAAAGCGGAAGAACTTGGCTTGGAAAATTACAAGTTCGTAAATGCAACAGGTTTAAATAACGCTGATTTACAAGGCATGCATCCAGAAGGTACTGGAGAAAAGGATGAAAATGTTATGCCTGCTCGTTCGGTAGCAAAGTTAGCATACAACTTATTAAAAGATCATCCTGAAATGTTAGAAACAGCAAAAATTCCGAAGAAAGTATTCCGTGAAGGAACTTCGGATGCAATTAATATGTCCAACTGGAACTTCATGCTACCAGGCCTTGTATATGAATATGAAGGTGTAGACGGATTAAAAACAGGGACAACAGATTTTGCTGGTCATACATTTACAGGTACGGCTAAACGCGGAGATACACGTTTAATCGCTGTTGTTATGAAAGCAGTGGATTCAAATGGTGTAGGTTCTTATAAAGCACGTTTTGATGCGACAGCGAAGTTATTCGATTATGGATTTGGTCAATTTTCTAAAGTAGAACTTCTTCCAGGAAACTATGTATTTGAAGAGCAAAAATCAATTCCTGTTACAAAAGGGAAAGAGGACTCTGTCAAAATTGGGGTAAAAGAACCGGTTTCTGTTATGATTAAGACGAGCGAAAAAGATGCCTACATTCCAACATTGACATTAGACAAGAAAGAAATTGAAGCAGGTATTGAGAAAGACCAAGTAGTAGGCCAGGCTGTACTTGCACCTAAAGAAGGTGTAGACTTCGGCTATATTGACGGCAATCCTATTGTAGCAGATGTCGTGACGACTGAATCGGTAGAACGTGCAGGTAAAATTTCATTAATGTTCCAAGGTATCGGAAGCTTT